From Nymphaea colorata isolate Beijing-Zhang1983 chromosome 6, ASM883128v2, whole genome shotgun sequence, a single genomic window includes:
- the LOC116256679 gene encoding dnaJ protein ERDJ3A, whose translation MLLRRSFLIALVFLLALSLLPCHVHSIDPYKVLGIDRKASQRDIQKAFHKLSLQYHPDKNKDKSAQAKFSEINNAYEILSDEEKRKNYDLYGDEKGGPIFSDMNYGGPQGGSAHFTYGGHDFGQSSWHTMGKNRDSETYSYSSGKPGGSSRSYSFDFGSSGFAGDLFSNIFDAFLNKRSFSSFSSSNGPSSESQTIQNIPSVNRKVFKSKISDQGLTWLLLFYMPNMRGLQMIQSILQEVVGSLKGALKVGSVNCKTEQKFCKELGVWPSTMPRIFVYSYRSSEEGSLVEYSGDLDSRQLRKFCQDQLPRFSKRVDLSAFDFSPKKGKNMPQVVLLSTKKETPVIWRTLCGLYRKQLIFYDAEIHDVSNPVMKGLKVDSLPAIVGILPTGEKHILSAGMVVNDLESGIKEISELLEKFEKKYKKASKETARESTCDSDDERVPLLTKENVRGLCGEKTSVCIIGVFRKPRTKEKLQAILSSVSQKRMMRRQDSTKDMVVSYSLLDASKQPSFLYSFDMSGFKSSDGLLVSYKPRKERYAVYSGDLNFENVEDFVGLVLSGDVQFKKILREAELK comes from the exons atgcTGCTGCGTCGATCTTTCTTGATTGCCCTTGTCTTCCTTCTCGCCTTGTCCTTACTTCCTTGTCATGTTCATTCCATCGACCCCTACAAG GTTCTCGGCATTGACCGGAAAGCAAGTCAGCGTGATATTCAGAAAGCTTTCCATAA GCTCTCGCTTCAGTATCACCCTGACAAGAACAAAGACAAGAGTGCACAAGCAAAGTTCTCAGAAATAAATAATG CATATGAGATCTTGTCAGatgaggagaagaggaaaaactATGATTTGTATGGAGATGAAAAGGGGGGGCCAATATTTAGTGATATGAACTACGGCGGTCCTCAGGGAGGATCAGCACATTTTACCTATGGGGGCCATGACTTTGGACAGAGCTCATGGCACACGATGGGCAAGAACAGAGATTCAGAGACTTATAGTTATTCCTCTGGAAAACCAGGAGGAAGCAGCAGAAGTTACAGTTTCGACTTTGGAAGTTCAGGATTTGCGGGAGACCTTTTCTCTAACATATTTGATGCTTTTCTCAATAAAAGGAGCTTTAGCAGTTTTAGTAGCTCAAATGGTCCCAGTTCAGAATCTCAAACTATTCAAAATATTCCAAGTGTCAACAGAAAAGTATTTAAAAGCAAAATATCAGATCAAGGCTTAACCTGGCTGTTGTTGTTCTATATGCCTAATATGAGAGGTCTCCAGATGATACAGTCCATCTTGCAGGAGGTTGTGGGTTCTCTAAAGGGAGCACTGAAG GTTGGTAGTGTAAACTGTAAAACGGAGCAGAAATTCTGCAAAGAACTTGGTGTGTGGCCATCCACAATGCCCCGGATATTTGTGTATTCCTATAGGAGCTCTGAAGAAGGCTCGTTGGTTGAATACAGTGGTGATCTGGACTCCAGGCAACTGAGGAAATTCTGTCAGGACCAGCTTCCACGGTTTTCAAAAAGGGTGGATTTGAGTGCATTTGATTTTTCACCCAAAAAAGGGAAGAATATGCCTCAAGTTGTTTTGCTTTCAACCAAGAAGGAGACGCCTGTTATATGGCGTACCCTTTGTGGCCTGTATCGAAAACAATTAATTTTCTATGATGCAGAG ATTCATGATGTTTCTAATCCAGTGATGAAAGGGTTGAAAGTGGATTCCCTTCCAGCAATAGTTGGCATCCTCCCAACTGGTGAAAAGCATATCTTGAGTGCAGGAATGGTTGTCAATGATCTGGAATCTGGAATAAAAGAGATTTCAGAACTATTAGAGAAGTTCGAAAAGAAGTACAAAAAAGCATCCAAGGAAACTGCAAGAGAATCAACTTGTGACTCTGATGACGAACGTGTTCCCTTGCTTACAAAGGAAAACGTGCGTGGTCTTTGTGGAGAGAAGACAAGTGTGTGCATCATTGGTGTTTTCAGAAAACCAAGGACAAAGGAGAAGTTGCAGGCTATTCTTTCTTCT GTTTCTCAGAAGAGGATGATGCGGCGTCAGGATTCAACAAAGGACATGGTGGTCTCCTATTCTCTGTTGGACGCAAGCAAGCAGCCTTCATTTCTTTACTCATTTGACATGTCTGGTTTCAAGTCCTCAGATGGGTTATTGGTCTCTTATAAACCTCGGAAAGAGAGATATGCAGTATATTCTGGTGATTTGAATTTTGAGAATGTGGAGGATTTTGTTGGCTTGGTTCTTAGTGGGGATGTACAGTTTAAAAAGATACTTAGGGAAGCAGAACTCAAGTAG